The Solanum pennellii chromosome 7, SPENNV200 DNA segment CTTTATTCAAAATCACAAGTTTCATGGTCCAACGGGTCCTAataatcatctttttttttcagcAGCTCTACCCTACAAAGGTCGGGGTACGATTTACGTACATCCTATCCTTCACAAACCCCACTTGTGGAATggcatgttgttgttgttataatttttttaataagataGCAGTGTATTCTTCAGTACCAAGATGGTACTGGCAGTCAAATAtttacaaaacataaaacatattcTAGATTACAagagtcaaaaaaaaaaaatctacaacTGATTCAGCATCCTCTATATAGTTCTCTTTACACCGGGATTCAGAAAACAAAAAACGCCTCAGCTTTAGCATATAGAATTACACAGCAAGTCATAAAGAACGCTTTCCATGAATGACCAGCATCAAACAGTGAAAACTTTGGTTACATTAAGTTCCACATAAATAAAAGTAGTCCCCTCCCAACTAGCACATCATGCTTGAGAAAGCCCTTCAGAcaaagaacatcctcctaaacAGAGAAATAGCAAATACAGGTAGTATTCATTACCAAAAGCAACTAATTCAATGTAAGAGGAGCTGTGAACTTACTTCTTAGTGCTGAGAGACCAGTGCTCCTTAAACAGGAAAAGAGCATAAACATGTATGCAACAGAACATTTCAGAGAGCAACTGTTTGATGAACGCAGGAAGTAAAGGAAGCCTCCCAGTAGAAAGCCTGGATACACATGGTAAACCCTCAGTAGATTAGCTACTAATCGATCTCATTGTGAAGTACCCTTGAAAATAAGCAGCCAAGGCCACAGATCACTCGGAAGTTATACGCCGCCTCTTTCCATAATCAGCATCCCTTGATCTTGACCGATGGTCTTCTTCATGTGATAATCGTGATTTGCTGTGTCCTCTTGATGATCTTCCTCTGTCTTCATCATCATATTCTTGCTCACGGTCCTTGTACCTGTGATGATCAGCATATCTATCTCTATCATCCCTATGACGATCACGATCTCGATCCCTCTCGCGATCACGTCCTCGTTCTCTAGGACGTTCATGATCCCGGTCCCTCTCTCTGTCTCGTGCGACATCTCTATCATCGCGGTATCTTTTCTCTGGCCAATCCTGGTCGTGGCCCCGATCCTTTTCACGAGCCATGTCTCTATCATAGGATGGTTCTCTGCCTTCTCTATGTTTTCTATCAGTAGAACCAGACCAATCACGCTCTGATCCTCTATCTTTCTCTTTCACATTATTTGGCCAAGCCCCTCTATCGTGAGTTGTTTCTCCATACTGATGATCAGACCCAGCTTCTTCTGCATAACTTGACTCTCCTGCTCTACCACCATGCTCGTCACCAGCCCATCCACCCGCATTAGGTTCTGACCACATCCCCATGTTAGGCCCCTCCATACCAGCGCCTGGCATCATTCCCATACCATTCATTGGCATTCCTCTACCAAAGAATGCAGGATTTACATGCGGAGCTACTCCAGGCATCCCAACTCCTCCAACAGGTGGAAAAGATGACAACATACCAGGAAATGGTGGAGCTGGACCACCAGGAAATCCTCCATAACCACCCATTCTCCCCATAGGCCCTCCAAAAGCAGGATCAAAGCCTTGACCCATCATTGTTTGAGGATGCATAATAGGAGGTGCACCACCCATACCTTGTCCAAATCCACCTCCACCGTTACCCATCATACCCCTACCTGCAATCCCACCAGGCCTGTTTCTCATAGGACCTACAGGCCCCCGATTTCCCATAGCTTGAGGACCCCCTCTACCCCAACTTCCTCTACCATAACCCCCCCTGTTGCCAtccccaccaccaccaccgcCGCCTTGATAATTGCCACCAGTAGGAGTGTTGTTATTTCCAATTTTACCAGCAGCTTCACCAGGCCCCCGCCTTGCTTGGGGAACAGCAGTTTGAGCCACCTGCTGATTTCGATTCACCTGAGCCTCACCCATCCTCTTCACATTATACGGTGATGATGCATAAGCGACCACACATGGTCGCCCATTGAACATATGTCCATTCATACTTTCCTTGCAAGCTGTGGCAGCTGAGGAATCATGAAACTCAACCTGGCAATATCCTTTAGACTTCCCACTagctttttcttcaaaaaatttcacCTCCTTCACGTGTCCATACTTGCTCAACTCAGCTTCCAGCTCGGCATCTGTGGTCCACCAATGCAGATCACCAACAAACAGAATTGTCGCACCACCGCCACCACTACTTCCTCCTCCACCACTAGCGACCCCAACTCCAGCAACAATATTACCCGCCCCGTTCATATTAACCCCTCCTTGCCTTATCAAATTATCATTCCCCATATTTCCAACATTACCCAAATTTCCAGTAGCTACTGCAACACCACCACCATGAGGCTGTTGAGCCATCACCTGATTTGGAACATTACTATTCACCATCCGCTCTGCTAAATCACCCATCTTACTTGACGGATGACTTAACTCAACCCTAAACCCACTACCAGCAGAAGTCCCAGACACAGCTGGACCTACGGACGCTCTAGCAGCAATCCCAGACACTACATCCTCCTCTTTTACAGGATTCCTCTCCCCACCCACACCCTGAAAATCGTCACGCCCACTCTCATCCACCACTTGCGGTGCTGCCACCACCGGTGGTGGCGCCGGAAGGACAGGCTGCTCAGGCTTCCTCTCTACCTCCTCATTCCTAGATACTAAATCCTCATTCTTTCTAAAAGATTGAAGAAAATTCTCACCAACATTAACATCATTGTAGAGATCTTCGTAATCATCATCCTCTTCAACCATAAACCCATCATCAGCAACAGCAGAGATCGCTTCATTCCTGTGAAACTGCTCGATTGGCTCTCCACCAACTCCATCCCCACCTTCATTATCCTCCATGACCTAATCTAACAGGATTAGGGTTACGATTAGTTATCACAAGCTCAAATGAAGctaaatttttcaaattctaaCACTACTAGCTACGAAAcgaaaaaaataccaaaaaattcaacaaaaaacaaaatcaaacaatCAACAAACAACAAATTGAAATTGAGGGAATAATCTTACCGGAGGTACAGCAAGTTGAATTTGTCGAGCAGAGTGAATTTTTTAGGGAGAAAAGGGAAGAAACCCTAATTCTCTGGAAAGTTTGAGTTGTGACAAGAAACTATGAGAAAGAGGGGTAAATATTTGCCTTATTTTTccgtattttatatttttataagcGCGACGAATTGTAATTTGAGCTAGACCCGTAGACAGTAGGTAACGTTTTGAttcgattttaatttattaactaGTAAACTTAGCCGCGCTATGCGCGGTAtctaaaagttttcatttttattaaatttttaaattcaaatagattagttaataaattttatcatttagctttgtaatttcaactcaattcatgaattaattttatcaaaaaataataacatgtacGGTCAAATACCTATActttttttggttgaatagtACCTATTCTTTTTtgttagttataatatataattaagaatttatgacTTCATTATCCATTTGAATGAGtactcaaaattaaatatggttaactttgatgttttgttaaaaatttacagtgagatttttagtcttttaaatttttttcaaaaatatcaaaagaattaaaatagtaataaattcaaaaacagacttagaaatatcaaaattattcgTAATAGATAAAAAAGtacttcaatatttatatattaaaatataaagttctctatatatattgattctttggaaggaaatgggtgatacatgattttagttcggtaaaataatttttagtgatataaaattaacataaaaataatatattattgttaaaatgcataataaaataagtaataaatgaacaattataGATTAATGATAAAAGGTTTTatgttaagattaaaaaaaaaacttatatatctactaaaaacttataattagactcttaaattttttctaaataaagtaaacataaaaaaacttttcacaaataatatgaatatttataattattaacgataaataatattttcttataattaaagTATAGGAGAAAAAGTTAAGTAAATTTTTAGAATCATTATAATGGAGGATGAATGGTTAGTAATAAGTATATTTGAAATNtttatttaaaatttaaaaataacttcataataattttgattatctcCCCCTGCTAAGCATATctacaaatacattttaatgttttcaagAATTGTTTTTGTCTTACTTTTAGTAATGATCTTGCTCTTATAATTTCATGCAAAAAAACATATCaattattctcttttatatatcttattttgtatcattctcattagaagtaaaaataattacacaaaGCAGTCTTTGTCGATAGATTTTGCATTACAAGATTAAAGTAGAGGACAATTATgctaaacataaatataattggttagaaatattttttttatgtgctTTTAAGATGTCAcaaatttaaacattaaataatttgaGGTTATGAAGGTATAAAGTTGGAAGTTATAGGTAATACTAATAAGTATTGATTAAGTATACAGGTTATGAAAGATGAAGAGGTGtgagtttatgataaaaattaaattaaaaataaatatataaaaataagaggaaaaaggtaaaagaaaatgttacatatttttttaataaacaaaaatacgTTTAAGTAAAATCCTCCaccatttttatgatttattgtattatatgacatattttttttacctcattttagaaatttcaaatatttaaaagtctccaaatatgcttctaataataaacattatttttcgTAATTACTATCATTTTGaacaatatatactttttctcttattttatattataagagAGATAtctattaagagaaaaattaattaaaagcaaatttaaaaagggacatagaattaaaaagttaatcaaaaggaatataaatttttttgaaattatcaaaaaaaaatgtaatcgtacggatattttaaaataaaattaaaaaatatttaattttttgttgattaaattctcaaaattgtgAAACATGTGGCctataaataatttctatatataaataatataataaataatgcaacgttaaaattatgtatttttatcatatcattgttatgtgattgtgagatacGAAATTATAAGAGGATATTTGATTCTTAgctatataatatttgtatttaatatttagtattttatttactttatattgagatgtgatatattactttttttattacttatatttattatatatttgtataacatTCTTATAGCTAGTGAGGAGGAAGATATTGTTAGACGAAATTAGAAATAAGATATATTGCCGTTttttcaattaactaattaatttgataagaAATCAATCAACTCTTATTGCATCGGAGGTTTAACCGGAGAACTATAAACATCCTTACAATAATACCaacaaacatacataaaataattaactaatcaagcaaaaatatttaaaatatttagttatatatgatttgaaggGGAAAGAAAGATCACgttctcaacataacataattatgatcattacaataataacaacaaaaagacataaaattatagttaactaatcaagcaaaaatatttaaaatatttaagttatatatgatttgaagaggAAAGAAGGATCATGTTCCAACATAACATAATTCGATTCTTCAAATTTACAAAGTGAATAAAGACAATCAGTGTCGGTAGAAACtacaagaataagaaaaaaaatctcaaaaaactacaaagagaagcaaaaaaaaaacaaattatatttctataaaaGAATCATGATTTGTATGATCAACAATCCAacctaataatatcaaatatatatgtaattacaaTAGAACAaaagtgataatgataattagacatgtcaaatcattttacctcacaaaatcaaaatatgcaaaatatataacatttttcattatagATCCCTCTCCTGCAAAAATCATAtcaaagaagacaaaaaaaattaacaaatcaaagaaacaaaaaatgaagaataaggaaaataaaaataaaatgaccatcATGCAATGTCTCAAAGTGGGTTTTTATAGGTGTAATATTTAgaagttataatttttaaattaaatattttgaaggttatgaatatgaaaggttaggagttatattattaaattaaaagttagctgttatatatattattaaaaggtaAGGAGGTGTAATGCTCATTAAGTTACTTAttaatagtaatatatatatatacacataatattattgtgtaaaaagaaataatctaaaaagccctatttttttaaaaaaatatatatatatttttctcaacaTTGAGGCATGCCACATAGGCGGATTGAagatcctcatttatatatatatatattgatttttatttttaaacatgttaaatttatatatttttaataagttttatgtttttagctgttcgattttttatttaatcaataaaaaaatgtttataaaataaatgtaggaaaaattacatgaattaatatatttttaaaattaattactgattttagcaatactttttatttattaccatttatagcaatattggGATAAATCTGTGATATGtattatgcaatatatttgaattataattgtttttgaaatatattgtgtttatttggtaaaaaatggtc contains these protein-coding regions:
- the LOC107025928 gene encoding cleavage and polyadenylation specificity factor subunit 6 — translated: MEDNEGGDGVGGEPIEQFHRNEAISAVADDGFMVEEDDDYEDLYNDVNVGENFLQSFRKNEDLVSRNEEVERKPEQPVLPAPPPVVAAPQVVDESGRDDFQGVGGERNPVKEEDVVSGIAARASVGPAVSGTSAGSGFRVELSHPSSKMGDLAERMVNSNVPNQVMAQQPHGGGVAVATGNLGNVGNMGNDNLIRQGGVNMNGAGNIVAGVGVASGGGGSSGGGGATILFVGDLHWWTTDAELEAELSKYGHVKEVKFFEEKASGKSKGYCQVEFHDSSAATACKESMNGHMFNGRPCVVAYASSPYNVKRMGEAQVNRNQQVAQTAVPQARRGPGEAAGKIGNNNTPTGGNYQGGGGGGGDGNRGGYGRGSWGRGGPQAMGNRGPVGPMRNRPGGIAGRGMMGNGGGGFGQGMGGAPPIMHPQTMMGQGFDPAFGGPMGRMGGYGGFPGGPAPPFPGMLSSFPPVGGVGMPGVAPHVNPAFFGRGMPMNGMGMMPGAGMEGPNMGMWSEPNAGGWAGDEHGGRAGESSYAEEAGSDHQYGETTHDRGAWPNNVKEKDRGSERDWSGSTDRKHREGREPSYDRDMAREKDRGHDQDWPEKRYRDDRDVARDRERDRDHERPRERGRDRERDRDRDRHRDDRDRYADHHRYKDREQEYDDEDRGRSSRGHSKSRLSHEEDHRSRSRDADYGKRRRITSE